One part of the Vallicoccus soli genome encodes these proteins:
- a CDS encoding glycosyltransferase family 4 protein, whose translation MRVVLWTDATGVGGAEISVANLVGAAPAGLDLVVAGVHRGTVERLAGGRAEPVVLGAGPAATAAGLRRLGPDVVHVNRYVPWSSATAVAAALALPAARVVTVDQLPLRTTAAHELWRTRALTLRADAAVAVGRVSARRIEDFYALGRGSVRSVPNGVPPVDVPVRPADADLVVGSLGRLDPMKGFDVALHALADVPGVRLVVHGSGGAGSDLAALAGRLGVADRVRWAPWTDDREEALGGLDAFVLPSRTEGFSLSLVEAMSAGLPCIASSVGGAEEALDGGRAGLLVRPDDAAGLAGALTALRDDRGLRDRLGAAARERARSLYTAQAMARAYADLWAEVVDRPRAPRLRPPRPRA comes from the coding sequence GTGAGGGTCGTGCTGTGGACCGACGCCACGGGTGTCGGCGGGGCCGAGATCAGCGTCGCCAACCTCGTGGGCGCCGCGCCGGCCGGCCTCGACCTCGTCGTCGCCGGCGTGCACCGCGGGACGGTGGAGCGGCTCGCCGGGGGGCGCGCGGAGCCCGTCGTGCTCGGCGCCGGGCCGGCGGCGACCGCGGCGGGGCTGCGCCGGCTCGGGCCGGACGTGGTGCACGTCAACCGCTACGTCCCCTGGTCCTCGGCCACCGCGGTCGCCGCGGCGCTCGCGCTGCCCGCGGCCCGCGTCGTCACCGTCGACCAGCTGCCGCTGCGCACGACCGCGGCGCACGAGCTGTGGCGCACGCGCGCCCTGACGCTGCGCGCGGACGCCGCGGTCGCCGTGGGCCGGGTCAGCGCCCGCCGCATCGAGGACTTCTACGCGCTCGGTCGCGGCAGCGTGCGCTCGGTGCCCAACGGGGTGCCGCCCGTCGACGTCCCGGTACGGCCCGCCGACGCGGACCTCGTCGTCGGCTCGCTCGGCCGCCTCGACCCGATGAAGGGCTTCGACGTCGCGCTGCACGCGCTCGCCGACGTGCCGGGGGTGCGGCTCGTGGTGCACGGCAGCGGCGGCGCGGGGTCGGACCTGGCCGCCCTGGCCGGGCGGCTCGGCGTGGCCGACCGCGTGCGCTGGGCGCCCTGGACCGACGACCGCGAGGAGGCCCTCGGCGGTCTCGACGCCTTCGTGCTGCCCTCGCGCACCGAGGGCTTCTCGCTCTCGCTCGTGGAGGCGATGTCCGCGGGACTGCCCTGCATCGCGTCGAGCGTCGGCGGCGCCGAGGAGGCGCTCGACGGCGGGCGGGCCGGGCTCCTCGTACGCCCCGACGACGCCGCGGGGCTCGCCGGCGCCCTCACCGCCCTGCGCGACGACCGCGGGCTGCGCGACCGGCTCGGGGCCGCCGCGCGGGAGCGCGCCCGCTCGCTCTACACCGCGCAGGCCATGGCGCGGGCGTACGCCGACCTGTGGGCGGAGGTCGTCGACCGGCCCCGGGCCCCGCGGCTCCGCCCGCCCCGGCCGCGGGCCTGA